The following are from one region of the Nicotiana tomentosiformis chromosome 7, ASM39032v3, whole genome shotgun sequence genome:
- the LOC104117170 gene encoding uncharacterized protein: MGEQQKKKKQSNKGRQLMKRQRTFPDEDEGEEVPRSPTAATIGELPLSAPQSSQISQASEARQFIFMPTPKVHMQQSNNNEDPDFEIPGFEFEEDPAIRPRSVSEQAVGETKNGQAKRKKGQWKSTTVKLFIFGVTWKL, from the exons ATGGGTGAACAACAGAAGAAGAAAAAGCAGTCAAACAAGGGAAGACAACTAATGAAGAGGCAAAGAACATTTCCTGATGAAGATGAAGGCGAAGAAGTTCCCAGATCCCCAACTGCAGCAACAATCGGAGAACTACCATTGTCAGCACCACAGTCCAGTCAAATTAGTCAAGCAAGTGAAGCTAGACAATTTATTTTTATGCCAACACCAAAGGTGCATATGCAGCAGTCCAACAACAATGAAGATCCTGATTTTGAGATTCCAGGCTTTGAATTTGAAGAAGACCCAGCTATAAGGCCTAGAAGTGTTTCAGAG CAAGCAGTTGGAGAAACAAAAAATGGACAAGCTAAACGCAAGAAAGGGCAATGGAAAAGCACAACAGTGAAGCTGTTTATTTTTGGTGTTACCTGGAAGCTATAA